In Janthinobacterium rivuli, a single genomic region encodes these proteins:
- a CDS encoding MFS transporter encodes MTLHSSRPSLKTVLIASGVVLTLAMGVRHGLGFWMQPISQANGWTRETYSLALAMQNLMWGVFGPFAGMAADRFGTMRVVIVGAISYMAGLVWMALVTQPTLFIVGSGIFIGLALACTAFGAISGIIGRSAPPEQRSWAFGISSAAGSFGQFLMMPVEQQLISAVGWQNAFYVLAALVLLAMIPMAFYLREPPVSHASGPQQSVGAAFSEAIASRSFWLLLAGYFVCGFQLVFIGVHLPAYLKDQGLMNPNIAVTALALIGLFNIVGSYYAGKLGGKIAKRYLLSAIYVTRAVVITVFLLAPLSAWSVYLFAAGMGVLWLSTVPLTNGIIAGIFGVKHLSMLAGMVFFSHQVGSFLGAWLGGYLYEHQGSYHIVWMITIGLGLLAALINLPIDERAVKRVAVAA; translated from the coding sequence ATGACATTGCACTCATCCCGTCCCAGCCTGAAAACTGTTCTCATCGCCAGCGGCGTCGTCCTGACCCTGGCGATGGGCGTGCGCCACGGCCTGGGCTTCTGGATGCAGCCAATCTCGCAAGCCAATGGCTGGACGCGCGAAACGTATTCGCTGGCGCTGGCCATGCAAAACCTGATGTGGGGCGTCTTCGGCCCGTTCGCCGGCATGGCGGCCGACCGTTTCGGCACCATGCGCGTCGTCATCGTCGGCGCCATCAGCTACATGGCGGGCCTCGTGTGGATGGCGCTCGTGACGCAGCCGACCCTGTTCATCGTCGGCTCCGGTATCTTCATCGGCCTGGCGCTGGCCTGCACGGCGTTCGGCGCCATCAGCGGCATCATCGGCCGCAGCGCGCCGCCCGAGCAGCGCTCGTGGGCCTTCGGCATCTCGTCGGCGGCCGGCTCGTTCGGCCAGTTCCTCATGATGCCGGTGGAGCAGCAGCTGATTTCAGCCGTGGGCTGGCAAAATGCCTTTTATGTGCTGGCAGCGCTGGTGCTGCTGGCCATGATCCCGATGGCCTTCTACCTGCGCGAGCCGCCCGTCTCGCACGCCAGCGGCCCGCAGCAAAGCGTTGGCGCCGCCTTCAGCGAAGCCATCGCCAGCCGTTCGTTCTGGCTGCTGCTGGCAGGGTATTTTGTCTGCGGTTTCCAGCTGGTCTTCATCGGCGTGCACTTGCCGGCCTACCTGAAGGACCAGGGCCTGATGAACCCGAACATCGCCGTCACGGCGCTGGCGCTGATCGGCCTGTTCAACATCGTCGGCTCCTACTACGCGGGCAAACTCGGTGGCAAGATCGCCAAGCGCTACTTATTGTCAGCCATCTACGTGACGCGCGCCGTGGTCATCACCGTGTTTCTGCTGGCGCCATTGTCGGCGTGGTCCGTGTACCTGTTCGCCGCCGGCATGGGCGTGCTGTGGCTGTCGACCGTGCCGCTGACGAACGGCATCATCGCCGGCATCTTCGGCGTGAAGCATTTGTCGATGCTGGCCGGGATGGTGTTCTTCTCGCACCAGGTGGGCAGTTTCCTCGGGGCGTGGCTGGGCGGCTATCTGTACGAGCACCAGGGCAGTTACCACATCGTGTGGATGATCACCATCGGCCTGGGCTTGCTGGCCGCGCTGATCAACCTGCCCATCGACGAGCGCGCCGTCAAGCGCGTGGCGGTGGCCGCGTAA
- a CDS encoding DUF3025 domain-containing protein: MLPSIDWTRPWFATVLPARRQLDLQRDTVIAALNARARALDLRNPTGLPLAFVPQADLPEGVAYEEFIGATGGVPTRDNLHDFFNALVWLTFPRIKRQLNALQAAQIALSGVGKSRGPARDGATIFDENSALLVLRDSDAGRALDAALRGHDWRSAFIAQRDKFGAGGDADVWLFGHALMEKLVAPRKAITAHTRVIFAGDAYFALDDAARRAWLDERVAQDLAQQGLTTADFTPLPVLGLPGWCEGQDDDFYNDAAVFRPKRKAAGAERDQ; encoded by the coding sequence ATGCTGCCATCGATAGACTGGACCCGCCCCTGGTTTGCCACGGTGCTGCCGGCGCGACGGCAGCTGGATCTGCAGCGCGACACGGTGATTGCCGCGCTGAACGCACGGGCGCGGGCGCTGGACTTGCGCAATCCCACCGGCTTGCCGCTGGCTTTCGTGCCGCAAGCGGACCTGCCCGAAGGCGTGGCCTACGAAGAGTTCATCGGTGCGACGGGCGGCGTGCCCACGCGCGACAATCTGCACGATTTTTTCAACGCCCTCGTGTGGCTGACCTTCCCCCGCATCAAGCGGCAGCTGAATGCGCTGCAGGCGGCGCAGATCGCCCTGTCCGGCGTCGGAAAATCGCGCGGTCCCGCGCGCGATGGCGCGACGATTTTTGACGAGAATTCCGCCTTGCTGGTGCTGCGCGACAGCGACGCAGGGCGCGCGCTGGACGCGGCCTTGCGCGGGCACGACTGGCGCAGCGCGTTCATCGCGCAGCGCGACAAATTTGGCGCGGGCGGCGACGCCGATGTCTGGTTGTTCGGCCACGCGCTGATGGAAAAACTGGTAGCGCCGCGCAAGGCCATCACGGCGCACACGCGCGTGATCTTCGCCGGCGACGCCTACTTTGCGCTCGACGATGCGGCACGCCGCGCCTGGCTCGACGAGCGGGTGGCGCAAGACCTGGCGCAGCAAGGCCTCACCACGGCGGACTTCACGCCGCTGCCCGTACTGGGTTTGCCCGGCTGGTGTGAAGGCCAGGACGACGATTTTTACAATGACGCGGCGGTGTTCCGCCCGAAGCGCAAGGCGGCTGGCGCAGAAAGAGATCAATAG
- a CDS encoding Gfo/Idh/MocA family protein gives MENTVRWGILGTGKIARAMANGLRDAPGAQLVAVASRSEAGAQAFGAEFGIGRCHGSYEGLAMDPDVDVIYIATPHTLHAENALLCLAAGKHVVCEKPFTMNAREAQAVVDMAREKKLFLMEAMWSRFLPAVQEAQRIIASGEIGVPRQVQADIGFVANFPPEHRMFNPELGGGALLDVGIYPLSMAAFFLGPVSQVQALAEMGVTGVDEQVVFSLLHAGGGTSSCACSLRAQTPTEMTISGSLGRIRLPSRFYKPDHLTVEAMDGARRVVAAPHLGNGYAHEAIEAMRCIRAGLLESPLMPHADSVALMRNLDTMRGQIGLVYQADQAYTGTP, from the coding sequence ATGGAAAATACCGTCCGCTGGGGCATCCTCGGCACCGGCAAGATCGCCCGCGCGATGGCCAATGGCTTGCGTGACGCGCCCGGTGCGCAACTGGTGGCGGTCGCCTCGCGCAGCGAGGCTGGCGCACAGGCTTTCGGCGCCGAATTCGGCATCGGGCGTTGCCACGGTTCCTACGAGGGGCTGGCCATGGACCCTGACGTGGACGTGATCTACATCGCCACGCCGCACACCCTGCATGCGGAAAACGCCTTGCTGTGCCTGGCCGCCGGCAAGCACGTCGTGTGCGAAAAACCGTTCACCATGAATGCGCGCGAAGCGCAGGCCGTGGTTGACATGGCGCGCGAGAAAAAGCTGTTTTTGATGGAAGCCATGTGGAGCCGTTTCCTGCCCGCCGTGCAGGAAGCGCAGCGCATCATCGCCAGCGGCGAGATCGGCGTGCCGCGGCAGGTGCAGGCTGATATCGGCTTCGTCGCCAATTTCCCGCCCGAACACCGCATGTTCAACCCGGAACTGGGCGGCGGTGCGTTGCTCGACGTGGGCATCTATCCGCTGTCGATGGCGGCCTTCTTCCTCGGCCCCGTATCGCAGGTGCAGGCGCTGGCCGAGATGGGCGTCACGGGCGTCGATGAGCAGGTCGTGTTCTCGCTGCTGCACGCGGGCGGCGGTACCTCGTCCTGCGCCTGCAGCCTGCGCGCGCAGACGCCGACGGAAATGACCATTTCCGGCAGCCTGGGACGCATCCGCCTGCCCAGCCGCTTTTACAAGCCCGATCACTTGACCGTCGAAGCGATGGATGGCGCACGCCGCGTCGTTGCCGCGCCGCACCTGGGCAATGGCTACGCGCACGAGGCCATCGAAGCGATGCGCTGCATCCGCGCCGGCCTGCTGGAAAGCCCCCTCATGCCGCACGCCGACAGCGTGGCGCTGATGCGCAACCTTGACACCATGCGCGGCCAGATCGGCCTCGTCTACCAAGCCGACCAGGCGTACACAGGAACCCCATGA